The Acinonyx jubatus isolate Ajub_Pintada_27869175 chromosome D1, VMU_Ajub_asm_v1.0, whole genome shotgun sequence genome includes a window with the following:
- the LOC106989458 gene encoding olfactory receptor 5B3-like — MDNRTEVMQFILLGLTSDPELQVPLFIVFTLIYLITLVGNLGMMALILLDSRLHTPMYFFLSNLSLVDLCYSTAVTPKVMAGLLIRDKVISYNACASQMFFFAAFATVESYLLASMAYDRYAAVCKPLHYTTTMTTGVCACLAIGSYTCGFLNASIHTGDTFSLSFCMSNVIHHFFCDVPAVMVLSCSDRRVSELVLVYVVSFNSFFALMVILISYIFIFITILKMHSSTGYQKALSTCASHLSAVSIFYGTVIFMYLQPSSSRSMDTDKMASVFYTMVIPMLNPVVYSLRNKEVKSAFIKVVSETKLSLRL, encoded by the coding sequence ATGGATAACAGGACAGAAGTGATGCAGTTCATCTTGCTGGGACTAACCAGTGATCCAGAACTGCAGGTTCCCCTCTTTATCGTGTTCACCCTCATCTACCTCATCACTCTGGTTGGAAACCTGGGGATGATGGCGCTGATTCTCTTGGACTCTCGTCTCCACactcccatgtactttttcctcagTAACCTGTCTCTGGTGGACCTTTGTTACTCTACAGCTGTCACTCCCAAGGTCATGGCTGGATTACTTATAAGAGACAAGGTCATCTCCTACAATGCATGTGCTTCTCAGATGTTCTTTTTTGCAGCCTTTGCCACTGTGGAGAGTTACCTGTTGGCTTcaatggcctatgaccgctatgcaGCAGTGTGCAAACCCCTCCATTACACCACCACCATGACgacaggtgtgtgtgcatgtctggcCATAGGTTCCTACACCTGTGGTTTCCTGAATGCCTCTATCCACACTGGAGACACGTTCAGTCTCTCCTTTTGTATGTCCAATGTGATTCATCATTTTTTCTGTGATGTGCCTGCAGTCATGGTTCTTTCTTGCTCTGATAGACGTGTCAGTGAGCTGGTTCTTGTTTATGTAGTGAGCTTCAACAGCTTTTTTGCTCTCATGGTCATCTTGATTTCCTACATATTCATATTTATCACCATCCTAAAGATGCACTCATCTACAGGATATCAGAAGGCTTTATCTACCTGTGCTTCTCACCTCTCTGCAGTCTCCATCTTCTATGGGACAGTCATTTTTATGTACTTACAGCCCAGTTCCAGCCGTTCCATGGACACAGACAAAATGGCATCTGTGTTCTACACCATGGTCATCCCCATGCTGAACCCTGTGGTCTATAGCCTGAGGAACAAAGAAGTTAAGAGTGCATTCATAAAGGTCGTTTCAGAGACAAAATTATCTTTAAGATTGTGA
- the LOC106989460 gene encoding olfactory receptor 5B2-like, translated as MKNNTEGAEFILLGLTNDPKLQILLFIMFTLIYLITLFGNMGMIVLILLDSHLHTPMYFFLSNLSLVDFGYSTAVTPKVMAGLLMGDKVISYNACAAQMFFFAAFATVESYLLASMAYDRYAAVCKPLHYTTTMTTRVCACLTIGSYIYGFLNASIHIRDTFSLSFCKSNLIHHFFCDVPAVMALSCSDRHVSELILIVVVSFNIFFAVFVILISYLLIFITILKMHSTQGYQKALSTCTSHLTTVSIFYGTAIFMYSQPTSSHSMDSDKIASMFYTMVIPMLNPLVYSLRNKEVKTAFKKVFEKAKLSLGFLLKS; from the coding sequence ATGAAGAACAACACAGAAGGGGCTGAATTCATCCTGCTGGGACTAACCAATGACCCAAAGCTACAGATCCTTCTATTTATCATGTTCACCCTCATTTACCTCATCACTTTGTTTGGAAACATGGGGATGATTGTTTTGATTCTCTTAGACTCTCATCTCCACactcccatgtactttttcctcagTAACCTGTCTCTGGTGGACTTTGGTTACTCTACAGCTGTCACTCCCAAAGTTATGGCTGGGCTCCTTATGGGAGACAAAGTCATCTCCTACAATGCGTGTGCTGCCCAGATGTTCTTTTTTGCAGCCTTTGCCACTGTGGAGAGTTACCTGTTGGCTTcaatggcctatgaccgctatgcaGCAGTGTGCAAACCCCTCCATTACACCACCACCATGACGACAAGGGTGTGTGCATGTCTGACGATAGGTTCCTACATCTATGGTTTCTTGAATGCCTCCATCCACATTCGGGACACGTTCAGTCTCTCATTTTGCAAGTCCAATCTGATCCATCACTTTTTCTGTGATGTTCCAGCTGTCATGGCTCTATCTTGCTCTGATAGACATGTCAGTGAACTGATTCTTATTGTGGTGGTAAGCTTCAACATCTTTTTTGCTGTCTTTGTTATCTTGATTTCCTACCTGCTCATATTTATCACCATCCTGAAGATGCACTCAACTCAGGGTTATCAGAAGGCTTTATCCACGTGCACTTCCCACCTCACTACAGTCTCCATCTTCTATGGGACAGCCATCTTTATGTACTCCCAGCCCACTTCCAGCCATTCCATGGACTCAGACAAAATCGCATCCATGTTCTACACTATGGTTATTCCCATGCTGAACCCCCTGGTCTATAGCTTAAGAAACAAGGAGGTTAAAACTGCTTTCAAGAAGGTGTTTGAGAAGGCAAAACTGTCTCTAGGCTTTCTACTAAAGTCATAA